The proteins below come from a single Burkholderia contaminans genomic window:
- a CDS encoding fumarylacetoacetate hydrolase family protein encodes MELSCTTAAAPPLPVAIGTVYGALLNERAALDALGDAVNAPPYGRPPQAPILYIKPANTHASDGAAVVVPAGVDALEIGASVAVVFARRATRVPAERALDHVHGFTLASDVSVPHPDYYRPAVRFKCRDGFCPLGPAIVPVAALDDVDAIGLTVRIDGEVAVSASTATLIRPVRELIADVTAFMSFDAGDVLLLGVAGGAPRARAGSTIEIAAAGIGTLRHTLMAEEAR; translated from the coding sequence ATGGAGCTGTCTTGCACGACCGCCGCGGCGCCGCCGTTGCCGGTCGCCATCGGCACCGTCTACGGTGCGCTGCTCAACGAGCGCGCGGCGCTCGACGCGCTCGGCGATGCCGTGAACGCACCGCCTTACGGCCGCCCGCCGCAGGCGCCGATCCTGTACATCAAGCCCGCCAACACGCACGCGAGCGACGGCGCGGCCGTCGTCGTGCCGGCCGGCGTCGACGCGCTGGAGATCGGCGCGTCGGTGGCCGTCGTGTTCGCCCGCCGCGCGACGCGCGTACCGGCCGAACGGGCGCTCGACCATGTGCACGGCTTCACGCTCGCAAGCGATGTGTCGGTACCGCATCCCGACTACTACCGCCCGGCCGTGCGCTTCAAGTGCCGCGACGGTTTCTGCCCGTTGGGCCCGGCCATCGTGCCGGTTGCCGCGCTCGACGACGTCGACGCGATCGGCCTGACCGTGCGGATCGACGGCGAGGTGGCCGTGTCCGCTTCGACGGCCACGCTGATTCGCCCGGTGCGCGAGCTGATCGCCGACGTGACGGCCTTCATGTCGTTCGACGCGGGCGATGTCCTGCTGCTCGGCGTTGCCGGCGGCGCGCCGCGCGCCCGCGCGGGCAGCACGATCGAGATCGCCGCGGCGGGCATCGGCACGCTGCGGCACACGCTGATGGCGGAGGAGGCACGATGA
- a CDS encoding fumarylacetoacetate hydrolase family protein: MKTARVIYNGALHAAEPAGDGAIRLDTGRVVAEEGVEWLPPVAPRTTFALGLNYADHAKELAFKAPSEPLIFLKGPNTFIGHRSRTVRPADATHMHYECELAVVIGRPARNVSRAQALDYVAGYTVANDYAIRDYLENYYRPNLRVKNRDTCTPLGPWFVSRDEIGDAGDLTLRTTVNGQETQRGSTRDMIFDVPALIEHISGFMTLSPGDLILTGTPEGLADTKPGDEVVTEIEGIGRLVNTIVGEADYYRAG, translated from the coding sequence ATGAAGACGGCGCGCGTGATCTACAACGGCGCATTGCATGCGGCCGAACCGGCCGGCGACGGTGCGATCCGCCTCGATACGGGGCGCGTCGTCGCGGAAGAGGGCGTCGAATGGCTGCCGCCCGTCGCGCCGCGCACGACGTTCGCGCTCGGGCTCAACTACGCCGACCACGCGAAGGAACTCGCGTTCAAGGCACCGAGCGAGCCGCTGATCTTCCTGAAGGGGCCGAACACGTTCATCGGCCACCGGTCGCGCACGGTGCGCCCGGCGGATGCCACCCACATGCATTACGAGTGCGAGCTGGCCGTCGTGATCGGCCGGCCCGCGCGCAACGTGAGCCGCGCGCAGGCGCTCGACTACGTGGCCGGCTATACGGTCGCGAACGACTACGCGATCCGCGACTATCTCGAGAACTACTACCGCCCGAACCTGCGCGTGAAGAACCGCGACACCTGCACGCCGCTCGGGCCGTGGTTCGTGAGCCGCGACGAGATCGGCGATGCGGGCGACCTGACACTGCGCACGACGGTGAACGGCCAGGAGACGCAGCGCGGCAGCACGCGCGACATGATCTTCGACGTGCCGGCGTTGATCGAACACATCAGCGGCTTCATGACGCTCTCGCCGGGCGACCTGATCCTGACCGGCACGCCCGAGGGGCTGGCGGACACGAAGCCGGGCGACGAGGTCGTGACCGAGATCGAAGGGATTGGCCGGCTCGTGAACACGATCGTCGGCGAAGCAGACTACTATCGCGCCGGCTGA
- the hpaE gene encoding 5-carboxymethyl-2-hydroxymuconate semialdehyde dehydrogenase — protein MTIKHWIDGREVESRERFTTLNPATGEVITDVASGGEAEVDAAVRAAKEAFPKWAGTPAKERAKLMRKLGELIEKNVPMLAALETQDTGLPIAQTSKQLIPRASENFNFFAEVCVQMNGRTYPVDDQMLNYTLYQPVGVCALVSPWNVPFMTATWKTAPCLALGNTAVLKMSELSPLTADQLGRLALEAGIPPGVLNVVQGYGATAGDALVRHPDVRAVSFTGGTVTGKRIMERAGLKKYSMELGGKSPVLIFDDADFDRALDASLFTIFSINGERCTAGSRIFVQRTIYDRFVQEFARRANNLVVGDPSDPATNLGAMITRQHWEKVTGYIRIGEQEGARVVAGGADKPAGLPDHLRNGNFVRPTVLADVDNRMRVAQEEIFGPVACLIPFEDEEEGLRLANDTSYGLASYIWTQDVGKVHRLARGIEAGMVFVNSQNVRDLRQPFGGVKESGTGREGGEYSFEVFAEIKNVCISMGSHHIPRWGV, from the coding sequence ATGACCATCAAGCACTGGATCGACGGCCGGGAAGTCGAGAGCCGCGAGAGGTTCACGACGCTGAATCCCGCGACGGGCGAAGTCATCACCGACGTCGCATCGGGCGGCGAGGCCGAAGTCGATGCGGCCGTGCGCGCCGCGAAGGAAGCGTTCCCGAAATGGGCGGGCACGCCCGCCAAGGAGCGCGCGAAGCTGATGCGCAAGCTCGGCGAGCTGATCGAGAAGAACGTGCCGATGCTCGCGGCGCTGGAGACGCAGGACACCGGTCTGCCGATCGCGCAGACGAGCAAGCAGCTGATTCCGCGCGCGTCCGAGAACTTCAACTTCTTCGCGGAAGTGTGCGTGCAGATGAACGGCCGCACCTATCCGGTCGACGACCAGATGCTGAACTACACGCTGTACCAGCCGGTTGGCGTGTGTGCGCTGGTGTCGCCGTGGAACGTGCCGTTCATGACCGCGACCTGGAAGACGGCGCCGTGTCTCGCGCTCGGCAACACGGCCGTGCTGAAGATGTCGGAACTGTCGCCGCTGACGGCCGACCAGCTCGGCCGCCTCGCGCTCGAAGCCGGCATTCCGCCGGGCGTGCTCAACGTGGTGCAGGGCTATGGCGCGACGGCCGGCGATGCCCTCGTGCGCCATCCGGACGTGCGTGCGGTGTCGTTCACGGGCGGCACGGTGACCGGCAAGCGGATCATGGAGCGTGCCGGTCTCAAGAAGTATTCGATGGAGCTTGGCGGCAAGTCGCCGGTGCTGATCTTCGACGATGCCGATTTCGACCGCGCGCTCGATGCGTCGCTGTTCACGATTTTCTCGATCAACGGCGAACGCTGCACGGCCGGCTCGCGGATCTTCGTGCAGCGCACGATCTACGACCGTTTCGTGCAGGAATTCGCGCGCCGCGCGAACAATCTGGTGGTCGGCGATCCGTCCGATCCGGCCACGAACCTCGGCGCGATGATCACGCGCCAGCACTGGGAGAAGGTGACGGGCTATATCCGCATCGGCGAGCAGGAAGGCGCGCGCGTGGTCGCGGGCGGCGCGGACAAGCCGGCGGGCCTGCCCGACCATCTGCGCAACGGCAACTTCGTGCGGCCGACCGTGCTGGCCGACGTCGACAACCGGATGCGCGTCGCGCAGGAAGAGATCTTCGGGCCGGTCGCGTGCCTGATTCCGTTCGAAGACGAGGAAGAAGGGCTGCGGCTCGCGAACGACACGTCGTACGGGCTGGCTTCGTACATCTGGACGCAGGATGTCGGCAAGGTGCATCGTCTCGCGCGCGGCATCGAGGCCGGGATGGTGTTCGTGAACAGCCAGAACGTGCGCGACCTGCGCCAGCCGTTCGGCGGCGTGAAGGAATCGGGTACCGGGCGCGAGGGCGGCGAGTACAGTTTCGAGGTGTTCGCGGAGATCAAGAACGTGTGCATCTCGATGGGTTCGCACCACATTCCGCGCTGGGGCGTGTGA
- the hpaD gene encoding 3,4-dihydroxyphenylacetate 2,3-dioxygenase, which produces MGKLSLAAKITHVPSMYLSELPGRHHGCREAAIRGHRLIGERCRALGVDTIVVSDVHWLVNAGYHVNCNAQFSGTYTSNELPHFIRDMQYAYPGNPALGRLIAETATERGIATRAHEIDSLELEYGTLVPMRYMNADQHFKVVSIAGWCMWHQLDESRRFGEALLEAIEKSDSNVAFLASGSLSHRFNDNGSPEESIHEISREFFRQVDLRVVELWKQGDFKTFCAMLPEYNTHCHGEGGMHDTAMLLGLLGWDRYDKPVEIVTDYFASSGTGQINAIFPLS; this is translated from the coding sequence ATGGGCAAACTGTCCCTCGCCGCGAAGATCACGCACGTGCCGTCGATGTACCTGTCGGAATTGCCCGGCAGGCATCACGGCTGCCGCGAAGCGGCGATCCGCGGCCATCGACTGATCGGCGAGCGCTGCCGCGCGCTCGGCGTCGACACGATCGTCGTGTCGGACGTGCACTGGCTCGTCAACGCCGGCTATCACGTGAACTGCAATGCGCAATTCTCGGGCACGTATACGAGCAACGAGCTGCCGCATTTCATCCGCGACATGCAGTACGCCTATCCGGGCAACCCGGCGCTCGGCCGGCTGATCGCCGAGACGGCCACCGAGCGCGGGATCGCGACCCGCGCGCACGAGATCGACAGCCTCGAACTCGAATACGGCACGCTCGTGCCGATGCGCTACATGAACGCCGACCAGCACTTCAAGGTCGTGTCGATCGCCGGCTGGTGCATGTGGCATCAGCTCGACGAAAGCCGGCGCTTCGGCGAGGCGCTGCTCGAAGCGATCGAGAAGAGCGATTCGAACGTCGCGTTTCTCGCGAGCGGTTCGTTGTCGCATCGTTTCAACGACAACGGCAGCCCCGAGGAATCGATTCACGAGATCAGCCGCGAATTCTTCCGGCAGGTCGACCTGCGCGTGGTCGAGCTGTGGAAGCAGGGCGATTTCAAGACCTTCTGCGCGATGCTGCCCGAGTACAACACGCATTGCCACGGCGAAGGCGGGATGCACGACACGGCGATGCTGCTCGGCTTGCTCGGCTGGGATCGCTACGACAAGCCTGTCGAGATCGTCACCGACTACTTTGCAAGTTCGGGCACCGGGCAGATCAATGCGATCTTTCCGTTGTCCTGA
- a CDS encoding 5-carboxymethyl-2-hydroxymuconate Delta-isomerase, which yields MPHIVVEYTANIRDDARIPALLRTINATLIAQGGVFPTGGIRSRAIELQDYCVADGTEDDAFVHVTLKIGSGRTDEQKKAACDALFDAIKAHFAALYAKRYLALSMELTEFSESGSYKHNNIHARYKRAG from the coding sequence ATGCCCCATATCGTCGTCGAGTACACCGCGAACATTCGCGACGACGCGCGCATTCCCGCGCTGCTGCGCACGATCAATGCCACGCTGATCGCGCAGGGCGGCGTGTTCCCGACGGGCGGCATCCGCTCGCGCGCGATCGAGCTGCAGGACTATTGCGTGGCCGACGGCACGGAGGACGACGCGTTCGTCCACGTGACGCTCAAGATCGGCTCGGGCCGTACCGACGAGCAGAAAAAGGCCGCGTGCGACGCACTGTTCGACGCAATCAAGGCGCATTTCGCGGCACTTTATGCGAAACGCTACCTGGCGCTGTCGATGGAACTGACCGAGTTCAGCGAAAGCGGCTCGTACAAGCACAACAACATCCATGCCCGCTACAAGCGGGCAGGCTGA
- the hpaH gene encoding 2-oxo-hept-4-ene-1,7-dioate hydratase — MLEPAIIDQLARRLHDAERERTQIRQISLDHPDITIDDAYAIQRTWVALKLAEGRTLKGHKIGLTSKAMQNTSQIDEPDYGALLDDMFFADGGTIPTGRFIVPRVEVELAFVLGKRLTGPDCTIFDVYDAVDYVVPALEIIDARSQSIDPDTKRPRKVFDTIADNAANAGVVIGGRPVKPQDVDLRWVAAIMSRNGVVEETGVAAGVLNHPANGVAWLANRLARFDVALEPGQIVLGGSFTRPCAARPGDTFSVDYGPLGTIQCYFE; from the coding sequence ATGCTCGAACCCGCCATCATCGACCAGCTTGCGCGGCGTCTGCACGACGCCGAGCGCGAGCGCACGCAGATCCGCCAGATCTCGCTCGACCACCCCGACATCACGATCGACGACGCGTATGCGATCCAGCGCACGTGGGTCGCCCTCAAGCTCGCGGAAGGCCGCACGCTGAAGGGCCACAAGATCGGCCTGACGTCGAAGGCGATGCAGAACACGTCGCAGATCGACGAGCCCGACTACGGCGCACTGCTCGACGACATGTTCTTCGCCGACGGCGGCACGATTCCCACCGGCCGCTTCATCGTGCCGCGCGTCGAGGTTGAGCTCGCGTTCGTGCTCGGCAAGCGGTTGACCGGCCCGGACTGCACGATCTTCGACGTGTACGACGCGGTCGACTACGTGGTGCCGGCGCTCGAGATCATCGACGCGCGCAGCCAGTCGATCGACCCCGACACGAAACGGCCGCGCAAGGTGTTCGACACGATCGCCGACAATGCGGCGAACGCGGGCGTCGTGATCGGCGGGCGGCCCGTGAAGCCGCAGGACGTCGACCTGCGCTGGGTCGCGGCGATCATGTCGCGCAACGGCGTGGTCGAGGAAACGGGCGTCGCGGCCGGTGTGTTGAACCATCCGGCGAACGGCGTCGCGTGGCTCGCGAACCGGCTGGCGCGCTTCGATGTCGCACTGGAGCCCGGGCAGATCGTGCTCGGCGGCTCGTTCACGCGGCCGTGCGCGGCACGCCCGGGCGATACGTTCAGCGTCGACTACGGCCCGCTCGGGACGATCCAGTGCTACTTCGAATGA
- the hpaI gene encoding 4-hydroxy-2-oxoheptanedioate aldolase: protein MQIPSNVFKTALARGDAQVGLWLGLANPYSAEVVAGAGFDWLLIDGEHAPNTVPTILAQLQAIAPYPSHPVVRVPWNDPVIVKQVLDLGAQTLLVPMVQSADEARAAVAATRYPPHGIRGVGSALARASRWNRVGDYLHRANDEMAVLVQVETRAGLEAIDAIARVEGVDGVFIGPADLAADLGHLGNPGHPDVQAAIDGAIRSIKAAGKAPGILSADEAAARRYLEAGALFVAVGVDTTLLARSAERLAAQFKGNGGTALKKGDGTY from the coding sequence ATGCAGATTCCTTCGAATGTCTTCAAGACCGCGCTCGCGCGTGGCGACGCGCAGGTCGGGCTGTGGCTCGGGCTCGCGAATCCGTACAGCGCAGAGGTGGTCGCGGGCGCCGGTTTCGACTGGCTGCTGATCGACGGCGAGCATGCGCCGAACACGGTGCCGACGATCCTCGCGCAACTGCAGGCGATCGCGCCGTATCCGTCGCATCCGGTCGTGCGCGTGCCGTGGAACGATCCGGTGATCGTCAAGCAGGTGCTCGACCTCGGCGCGCAGACGTTGCTGGTGCCGATGGTGCAGAGCGCCGACGAGGCGCGCGCGGCGGTGGCGGCGACGCGTTATCCGCCGCATGGGATTCGTGGCGTGGGCAGTGCGCTCGCGCGTGCGTCGCGGTGGAATCGCGTCGGTGACTACCTGCATCGTGCGAACGACGAAATGGCCGTGCTCGTGCAGGTCGAGACGCGGGCGGGGCTCGAGGCGATCGATGCGATTGCGCGGGTCGAAGGGGTGGACGGCGTGTTCATCGGGCCGGCGGATCTCGCTGCTGATCTCGGGCATCTCGGCAATCCGGGGCATCCGGACGTGCAGGCCGCGATCGACGGCGCGATTCGGTCGATCAAGGCGGCCGGCAAGGCGCCGGGCATTCTGAGCGCAGACGAGGCGGCCGCGCGTCGCTATCTGGAAGCGGGGGCGTTGTTCGTCGCGGTCGGTGTCGATACGACGCTGCTGGCGAGGAGTGCGGAGCGGTTGGCCGCGCAGTTCAAGGGGAACGGTGGCACGGCCTTGAAGAAGGGCGACGGGACGTATTGA